The following are from one region of the Halarcobacter sp. genome:
- a CDS encoding DMT family transporter, with product MQSRSAVAIFLLLGIVWGSNFIYMKWASEFITPLQVVIVRVLFGFIPVLIYALYKKVIKIEHFKYSFHFFMMSLLGTTVYYYFFVKATSLLLSGVTGALSGSIPLFAFLLGIIFLKEEKLDRRIIGIFIGMLGVIFISKPFNTNLFESNLEGIIDIILGSLIVGSSFVYAKRFLSPLKIHFAALTTYQLGFALVTLLFITDLNGLTSITNDIHVFLGSVIGLGLLGTGLAFILYYYLIENLGAIAASSATYMPPVVALIIGYFFIGEEIDLIDCLGTVLIFGGVFLVNKKK from the coding sequence ATGCAAAGTAGATCTGCAGTAGCAATTTTTTTATTATTAGGCATAGTTTGGGGTAGTAATTTTATCTATATGAAATGGGCAAGTGAGTTTATTACTCCTTTACAAGTTGTTATAGTAAGAGTTTTATTTGGTTTTATACCTGTATTAATATATGCACTTTATAAAAAAGTTATAAAAATAGAGCACTTTAAATATAGTTTCCACTTTTTTATGATGTCTTTATTAGGCACAACTGTTTATTACTATTTTTTCGTAAAAGCTACTTCTTTATTGTTATCTGGAGTAACTGGAGCTTTAAGTGGCTCGATTCCTTTATTTGCTTTTCTTTTAGGAATAATATTTTTAAAAGAGGAAAAACTAGATAGAAGGATTATAGGAATATTTATTGGAATGTTAGGGGTAATATTTATATCCAAACCTTTTAATACAAATCTTTTTGAATCTAATCTTGAAGGTATTATTGATATTATATTAGGTTCTTTAATAGTAGGATCTTCTTTTGTATATGCAAAAAGATTTTTATCTCCTTTAAAAATACATTTTGCAGCTTTAACAACTTATCAACTAGGTTTTGCTTTAGTTACACTATTGTTTATAACTGATTTAAATGGCTTAACAAGTATCACAAATGATATTCATGTATTTTTAGGGTCGGTTATAGGTTTAGGTTTATTAGGTACAGGATTAGCTTTTATTTTATATTATTACTTAATAGAAAACTTAGGAGCAATTGCTGCTTCATCTGCGACATATATGCCACCAGTTGTAGCTTTGATAATAGGTTACTTTTTTATTGGTGAAGAGATTGATTTAATAGATTGTTTAGGTACTGTTTTAATTTTTGGTGGAGTTTTTTTAGTGAACAAAAAAAAGTAA
- a CDS encoding phosphatidylglycerophosphatase A has product MRKLFLTLFYSGLSPKAPGTVGSFVALILGLLLIQYVHETTLFLLAFLITAIAIKEIDKYEKEVGEHDSKEIVIDELAGMWIALSICGINQENLYIMGALAFIFFRVFDIWKPSIIGKIDKTVKGGWGVMGDDIIAGIAGGISASAVYTLLDKFVL; this is encoded by the coding sequence ATGAGAAAACTTTTTTTAACACTTTTTTATAGTGGACTAAGTCCTAAGGCACCAGGAACTGTTGGTTCGTTTGTTGCTTTAATTTTAGGTTTATTACTAATTCAATATGTTCATGAAACTACACTTTTCTTACTTGCTTTTTTAATCACAGCAATTGCTATTAAAGAGATTGATAAATATGAAAAAGAAGTTGGAGAACATGACAGTAAAGAGATAGTTATTGATGAACTAGCTGGTATGTGGATTGCCCTATCAATTTGTGGAATAAACCAAGAAAATCTTTATATCATGGGTGCATTGGCATTTATCTTCTTTAGAGTATTTGATATATGGAAACCTTCAATTATTGGTAAAATAGATAAAACCGTAAAAGGTGGTTGGGGTGTAATGGGTGATGATATAATTGCTGGTATCGCTGGTGGTATCTCTGCCTCTGCTGTTTATACCTTATTAGATAAATTTGTTTTATAA
- a CDS encoding DUF507 family protein → MRMKLHHTPYISRRISRDLVNCNFVEIRKTKDEITDEIEKILDEDIEKEFALDEKVSEILEGQEDNIEFYNADYRQLFWLTKKRLANDFGVILNNEDRFSDIAHKILDFLWEEDYIHYTCSDNQIKNVIFSSIDEFLKGFEKADDAVMEKIKHYKRKLIPGTEEYDIVYHRLYEEELIKRGLM, encoded by the coding sequence ATGAGAATGAAGTTACATCATACACCATATATTTCAAGACGAATATCAAGAGATTTGGTAAACTGCAATTTTGTTGAGATAAGAAAAACAAAAGATGAGATTACTGATGAGATAGAAAAGATTTTGGATGAGGACATCGAAAAAGAGTTTGCACTAGATGAAAAAGTTAGTGAAATATTAGAGGGTCAAGAAGATAATATAGAGTTTTATAATGCTGATTATAGACAACTTTTTTGGTTAACTAAAAAAAGGTTAGCTAATGATTTTGGTGTAATTTTAAATAACGAAGATAGATTTTCTGATATTGCACATAAAATTTTAGATTTTTTATGGGAAGAGGATTATATCCATTATACTTGTTCAGATAACCAAATAAAAAATGTAATATTCTCATCTATCGATGAATTTTTAAAAGGTTTTGAAAAAGCTGATGATGCTGTAATGGAAAAAATTAAACATTATAAAAGAAAGTTAATACCGGGAACTGAGGAATATGATATTGTATATCATAGACTATATGAAGAAGAATTAATTAAACGAGGGTTAATGTAA
- the carA gene encoding glutamine-hydrolyzing carbamoyl-phosphate synthase small subunit, with the protein MQKVWIYIENGTFLEANSFGATGTAVGEIVFNTSLTGYQEIITDPSYAGQFVTFTMPEIGNVGVNKDDMESQGAHCKGVLVRNYHHEHSNFRAEGDLESLLKEQNVLGICNIDTRYLTKMIRDEGAMMMIASTEISDKDELAKVLSESPRIEDINYIKEVTTKEAYVHKFGAWNHDNLAYDKAVMSDKKIVAIDFGIKRNILNELVASGLEVEVIPASFKADDLIARFEAGEIGGVFLSNGPGDPLTLTEEKEQIQKLIDKDIPMFAICLGHQMLSIAHGFDTYKLKFGQHGGNHPVANSETKVVEITAQNHNYNVPDNITEIADVTHMNLFDNTIEGVKYKNKPIFSVQHHPEASPGPHESKYIFGEFAKIVK; encoded by the coding sequence ATGCAAAAAGTATGGATTTATATAGAAAATGGCACTTTTTTAGAGGCTAATTCTTTTGGTGCAACAGGTACTGCTGTTGGAGAGATTGTATTTAATACTTCATTAACAGGATATCAAGAGATCATTACTGATCCAAGTTATGCTGGTCAATTTGTTACATTTACTATGCCAGAGATTGGGAATGTTGGAGTAAATAAAGATGATATGGAGAGCCAAGGTGCACACTGTAAAGGTGTATTAGTTAGAAATTATCATCATGAACATTCAAATTTTAGAGCCGAAGGTGATTTAGAATCACTTTTAAAAGAGCAAAATGTACTTGGTATTTGTAATATTGATACAAGATATTTAACTAAAATGATTAGAGATGAAGGTGCAATGATGATGATTGCATCAACAGAAATCTCTGATAAAGATGAGTTAGCTAAAGTATTAAGTGAAAGTCCAAGAATTGAAGATATCAATTATATCAAAGAGGTTACAACAAAAGAGGCTTATGTTCATAAGTTTGGAGCTTGGAACCATGATAATCTAGCCTATGATAAAGCTGTTATGAGTGATAAAAAGATTGTAGCTATTGATTTTGGTATTAAAAGAAATATCTTAAATGAATTAGTTGCATCAGGACTTGAAGTTGAAGTTATCCCAGCTTCTTTTAAAGCTGATGATTTAATAGCAAGATTTGAAGCTGGTGAGATTGGTGGAGTATTTTTATCAAATGGACCTGGTGACCCTTTAACTTTAACAGAAGAAAAAGAGCAAATTCAAAAACTAATAGATAAAGATATCCCAATGTTTGCAATTTGTTTAGGACACCAAATGTTATCAATTGCACATGGATTTGATACATATAAATTAAAATTTGGTCAACATGGTGGAAACCATCCTGTAGCTAATTCAGAAACAAAAGTTGTTGAAATCACAGCTCAAAACCATAACTATAATGTTCCTGATAATATCACTGAGATTGCAGATGTAACACATATGAATCTATTTGATAATACAATTGAGGGTGTAAAATACAAAAATAAACCAATATTTTCAGTACAACATCACCCAGAAGCAAGTCCAGGACCACACGAATCAAAATATATTTTTGGTGAATTCGCAAAAATCGTAAAATAA
- a CDS encoding DNA-binding response regulator, producing the protein MNILIIESEIYLAQKVVSRLLDDGHNCDFVESPNIDNLTKDYDIILLSTSLPASLCKTIIRRYSDSIILLLVSYISDETVTDPIKEGAKDYIMKPFIMDELVRKIYHYRECKSIRKELQTLREYLEFQFNSVDTAGSVLPTTFPLLIETNSQISADKLAFELSRKLDLQMKFISLSSDNWQKKVNERFNGILYLTDFHALKKSSKESIIRIIEEKKAILVSLETEDDFPYTKVDFHKDDELMLSNSIMTINDYVKMMVLSYQSKYPDTELSKKLGISRKSLWEKRKKLGIEKKK; encoded by the coding sequence ATGAACATACTAATAATAGAAAGTGAGATTTATTTAGCTCAAAAAGTTGTTTCTAGGCTTCTTGATGATGGACATAACTGTGATTTTGTAGAGTCACCAAATATTGATAACCTAACAAAAGATTATGATATTATCCTTTTATCTACGTCTCTTCCTGCATCATTATGTAAAACTATAATTAGAAGATATAGTGATTCTATTATTTTACTTTTAGTATCTTATATCTCAGATGAGACAGTAACTGATCCTATTAAAGAGGGTGCAAAAGATTATATTATGAAACCATTTATAATGGATGAGTTAGTTAGAAAAATCTACCATTATAGAGAGTGTAAATCAATTAGAAAAGAGTTACAAACACTAAGAGAGTATCTAGAATTCCAATTTAACAGTGTAGATACAGCTGGTTCAGTATTACCAACTACTTTTCCTCTTCTAATAGAAACTAATTCTCAAATTAGTGCAGATAAATTAGCTTTTGAATTATCGAGAAAACTAGACTTACAAATGAAATTTATCTCATTAAGTAGTGATAACTGGCAGAAAAAAGTTAATGAAAGATTTAATGGAATACTTTACCTAACAGATTTTCATGCACTTAAAAAAAGTTCAAAAGAGAGTATTATTAGAATAATTGAAGAGAAAAAAGCAATTCTAGTCTCTTTAGAAACAGAAGATGATTTCCCTTATACAAAAGTTGATTTCCACAAAGATGATGAACTGATGCTTTCAAACAGTATTATGACAATAAATGATTATGTGAAAATGATGGTATTATCTTACCAGTCAAAATATCCAGATACAGAATTAAGTAAAAAACTTGGTATCTCTAGAAAATCTCTTTGGGAAAAAAGAAAAAAACTTGGAATAGAGAAGAAAAAATAG